The Miscanthus floridulus cultivar M001 chromosome 7, ASM1932011v1, whole genome shotgun sequence genome includes a region encoding these proteins:
- the LOC136466285 gene encoding protein MAIN-LIKE 1-like: MDRFPLLDPRFDEHHRARRIENGEVLNVLRPMTHEASTTMVYDERYTPLLKLANLATVARVCRRGTPPFNPAALTALIDRWRPETHNFHLPCGEMMVTLEDVAMILGVKIRGFPVTGDTESEGWQQRVEHFLGRPLAAVEAGKKRRSSGVSLRWLRQQFRECPPNVDAETVTYYCRAYVLHMLGTVFFPDGTGDTAS; encoded by the exons atggatcggttcccccttcttgatccaaggttcgatgagcaccaccgggctcggaggatcgagaacggagag gttttgaatgtgctgaggccaatgacacatgaggcctctacgaccatggtctacgacgagaggtacacgcccctcctgaagctggcgaaccttgctaccgttgctcgtgtttgtcgtcgaggcacgccacctttcaacccagcggcgctgacggcgttgatagatcggtggcgtccggagacacacaactttcacctaccatgcggggagatgatggtcactctcgaggacgttgccatgatccttggagtcaaaatccgaggattcccagtgacaggagacacggagtctgaaggatggcagcagcgggttgagcacttcttgggacggcccctagcggcagttgaggctggcaagaaacggcgcagcagtggggtgtccctgaggtggcttcgtcAGCAGTTTCGGGAGTGCCCACCGAACGTAGACGCCGAGACCGTGACATACTACTGTCGGGCCTACGTCCTCCACATGTTAGGTACAGTTTTCTTCCCTGACGGCACTGGAGACACGGCGTCCTAG